One region of Eupeodes corollae chromosome 1, idEupCoro1.1, whole genome shotgun sequence genomic DNA includes:
- the LOC129944244 gene encoding uncharacterized protein LOC129944244 codes for MASLFEERSICNEETNWVNVLRTVLIGLRTTYKEDIKASAAEMRYGTSLTIPGEFFVNQDTFSDPQIFVQKHREVMHKFRASTTSNHAINTKLFVSPDLYLQIFTCFSLMRLRLEQPYSGPHPVIKRINDLHAYERILKLSTVRLKPAYISPGNSTAQKPSRPTSSDDHQTLSQVQLNQLSTTKIWSILKKN; via the coding sequence ATGGCATCGCTCTTTGAAGAGCGCTCTATATGCAACGAGGAGACAAATTGGGTAAACGTACTTCGAACAGTCCTAATTGGACTTCGAACAACCTACAAAGAAGACATTAAAGCGTCCGCAGCCGAAATGCGCTATGGAACGAGTTTAACCATACCTGGTGAGTTCTTTGTTAACCAAGACACTTTCTCTGACCCACAGATATTCGTTCAAAAACATCGAGAGGTCATGCACAAGTTTCGTGCATCTACGACATCAAATCATGCCATCAACACAAAATTGTTCGTTTCACCTGACCTGTACCTACAAATCTTcacatgtttttctttgatGAGATTGCGTTTGGAACAACCATACTCTGGTCCTCATCCtgtaataaaaagaattaacgATCTTCACGCATATGAAcggattttaaaattatcaacagtACGTCTAAAACCAGCATACATCTCACCCGGAAACAGCACAGCCCAAAAACCAAGTCGTCCAACATCAAGCGATGATCATCAAACACTGAGTCAAGTCCAATTAAACCAGCTTTCCACAACAAAGATTTggtcaattttaaagaaaaattaa